The following coding sequences lie in one Candoia aspera isolate rCanAsp1 chromosome 11, rCanAsp1.hap2, whole genome shotgun sequence genomic window:
- the SS18L2 gene encoding SS18-like protein 2, producing the protein MSVVFVPERLRGKAEVNQETLRRLLEENDQLIRCIVEYQNKGRAAECVQHQHTLHRNLIYLATIADASLSPNVEKTVIE; encoded by the exons ATGTCGGTGGTCTTCGTCCCGGAGCGACTCCGCGGCAAAGCCGAGGTGAACCAAGAGACGCTGCGGCGG CTGCTGGAAGAAAATGATCAGCTGATTCGCTGTATTGTGGAGTATCAGAAtaaaggaagagctgcagaatgtGTGCA GCACCAGCACACATTGCACAGAAATCTTATTTACTTGGCTACTATTGCTGATGCATCTCTTTCCCCAAATGTAGAGAAGACAGTCATAGAGTGA